The window AAACTTCTTGGAGGGTGAATTCGCTCTTTCAACACCATTTCATAAGGCGCGAATATGCAGGTTAATTCCCACTCCTTCGATGTAGGAACTGTAGTAACCCATATTTTGTATTGCAATTTTCGATGCAAACCATCAGAATCGGCGAGATGTAGTTCGAAACTGTCAGTTACATAGAGAATCGAAACTGCCGGTAGGAGTAACCATGACTCAGGAATATAAGCGGCACCAGAGTTTTCCACTCCGCATATGTCCTTCGATTCGCGCACAAGCCAGCGACTTAGCGCACCTTGATGGAATATCCCTTAACCACTTTATAAGTCTTGCCATCGCCGAAAAAATCGTCAGGATGGAGAGGACAAATACAAAAGAGGTCCC is drawn from Edaphobacter lichenicola and contains these coding sequences:
- a CDS encoding toxin-antitoxin system HicB family antitoxin — protein: MTQEYKRHQSFPLRICPSIRAQASDLAHLDGISLNHFISLAIAEKIVRMERTNTKEVPAPQRVDPERPRLVFKKLT